AAGTGATAGAATCTACGCCATTTATTAGGTACTAAAGCGCATAATTTAAAGTTTAAAACAAATTTGCATTTATGCCTTAAGGAGGATTCTATGGAAGATATATTTGACCCTAAATCTTTAACAATGAGCGTGCTTGCCTCGCCAAATATGGCAAATTTTAGCGGCGTTATGCACGGCGGAGAGCTTATGAAGCTGCTTGACCAAGTAGCGTATGCATGCGCTACACGATATTGTGGCTGCGGTGTGGTAACTATTGGCGTTGATGGAATGGTGTTTAAAAACCCCATTCCTATAGGCTCTTTAGTGATTTTTCTAGCCTCTGTGAATTATGTAGGCACTACCAGTTGCGAAGTGGGCATAAAAGTGATAAGCGAGGATATTCAAAATCGCTTTGTATCTCACTGCAATAGCTGCTATTTCACTATGGTGGCTATTGATAAGCATGGTAAAAAGGTGAAAATCCCCCCGCTCACTCCCACTACAGAGATTGAAAAAAGGCGATTTGAGGCTGCCAAAAAACGCAAAGAATTTAGAGTTGGCATTAAGCCTTAGTTTATAGAATCTAGATTCTATAAATCACCCTATAGTTTCACCATCTGCAGGGTCATTGTCTGTTTTTGGCATATTTTCTAACTCGTTATTGTGAAGGCCAGCGCCCTTAAGCAGCCCATTAATCTCATCGCTCTTGTTGGCAATGCCCTGCCGCCCATTATATTTAGTCATCACATCATCATAAGTTTTTTGCAATGTGTTAAGATTGCCCCCTAACTTCTCTAGCACATTTTCAAAGCGCGTAATGCGCACAAACAGCTTTTGAATTTCTGTGAAGATTCTATCTACATTCTTGTTGCGATACTCAAACTGCCATAGATTATGAATAATGCGCAACACCGCCATAATAGTGGTTGGCGAAACAAGCACCACGCCTTTTTTATACGCCTTATCATACAAATTCATATCATACTGCATAGCCTCCAAAAACGCGCCCTCAATGGGGATAAACATCAGCACAAAATCTAACTTCTGCCCTTTTAGGTATTGTTGATAATTCTTTGCACTTAGCCCATTAAAATGCGCCTGCATGGAGGCGGCTAGCTCTTTTTGGGCATTTTGTCTCTCTATCTCATTTTGAGCATTGCAAATTTTTTCATACGCAATGAGCGAAGTTTTAGAATCTACCACCACGCACCGCTCCTCTCCACCGCTTTTGGGCAGCCTAATAATCGCATCGGGGCGCAAAATATTAGCCCAATCATCGCGCACACTGCTTTGCAGCTCATACTCTCGCCCTTCTTGCAAGCCACTATTTTCAAACACCCTCTGCAGAATAATCTCCCCCCAATTCCCCTGTATCTTATTTTCGCCCTTAAGCGCATTTGTGAGATTATGTGCATCACTTGAGAGCTGGACATTGAGCTTATTTAACTGCTCAATCTGCGCACTAAGCGTAGAATGCTGCTTTAAGGCATAGAGATGATTATCTTGGAGCTGCTTTGTAAAGCGCGTGATTTCATCTTGCAAGGGCTTTAAAGAGAGGAGTTGGGTTTGGTTAAAGCTTTGTGTATTTTGGCGCAAAATATCCGCGCTCAAGGCTTTAAAGGCATTTTTTAGCTCCTCTTTGTATTTGTCTTGCTCCGCCTGCGTGTGAGTAAATCTAGTCTGCAAGTTTGCAAGCATATTTTGCGCATTTTGCCTCTCCTCTTGCAAGCGCGCTTCATAAGATTGGCTCAAATCATTTATGCGCTGCGTGTGAGCAGATTCTAAAGCATGGAGCATAGTTTTGGCTTGCGTGAGTTCAATGCTTAGCTGCTGGATATGCTCTTGCAGTTTTGCTTGCACTTTTTTTGCACAATATGCCTGCCACACATACGCGCCTAACGCCCCGCACAACACCCCACAAATAGCGCATAAAACACTAATCATCACTCACCTTTATATCTTCACGCACAAAATCCCCGCTCTTGCCTCCGCTCTTGCGCTCTAAGCGAATAGAGCTTATCTCCATAGTTTT
This genomic stretch from Helicobacter jaachi harbors:
- a CDS encoding acyl-CoA thioesterase, encoding MEDIFDPKSLTMSVLASPNMANFSGVMHGGELMKLLDQVAYACATRYCGCGVVTIGVDGMVFKNPIPIGSLVIFLASVNYVGTTSCEVGIKVISEDIQNRFVSHCNSCYFTMVAIDKHGKKVKIPPLTPTTEIEKRRFEAAKKRKEFRVGIKP
- the rmuC gene encoding DNA recombination protein RmuC gives rise to the protein MISVLCAICGVLCGALGAYVWQAYCAKKVQAKLQEHIQQLSIELTQAKTMLHALESAHTQRINDLSQSYEARLQEERQNAQNMLANLQTRFTHTQAEQDKYKEELKNAFKALSADILRQNTQSFNQTQLLSLKPLQDEITRFTKQLQDNHLYALKQHSTLSAQIEQLNKLNVQLSSDAHNLTNALKGENKIQGNWGEIILQRVFENSGLQEGREYELQSSVRDDWANILRPDAIIRLPKSGGEERCVVVDSKTSLIAYEKICNAQNEIERQNAQKELAASMQAHFNGLSAKNYQQYLKGQKLDFVLMFIPIEGAFLEAMQYDMNLYDKAYKKGVVLVSPTTIMAVLRIIHNLWQFEYRNKNVDRIFTEIQKLFVRITRFENVLEKLGGNLNTLQKTYDDVMTKYNGRQGIANKSDEINGLLKGAGLHNNELENMPKTDNDPADGETIG